The sequence below is a genomic window from Tachyglossus aculeatus isolate mTacAcu1 chromosome X1, mTacAcu1.pri, whole genome shotgun sequence.
TTTAAATCATTCTCATTATAAATGAGAACTCCGAAAATAGAGCTATGCTGGGGGCGGGGTGACGATCCTCAGAAATACAGGCTCGCTGCTGGCTTAAAAATAATCTACTTGCTCAAGAATGCAGGCAACACATTTCCTGAAGCCGGGACggctaaagaaaaaaaatataataatggaATAACTAAGAAAGCAAACGATCAGATTGTTAAAAAAAGAAACTCAAAACCGTACCGGGTGATCCCGCAGCTGAGTCTGTAAACCTGGTTTCACTTTTAGGATTTCAGACACAAGATATAAGGCTCCACAAATGAATGACGGCATTTGACCACAGGTGACTTGAAGCAACCTCTTCACAAAAGCCTTTACACGGCGTATCACGACGTCCGTTTTTACAGACTTGTAGAGAAGATTAAGGAACATGGACTGCTTAGAACATAATGCCAACCCTGGATCTAACAACTTCCTGTTAAAAACAACGACAAAAAACACGATCAAGTACATTTACTCATAAAAATCTCTAGAGACACCCGAATCCAAACTAGTCCAAAGAATCGAATATCAAACTCCACAATGCTCAGAATCCACGGCTCAGCCGGTGACATAACCTACTCGGCGCATTTTTACATTTGGGGCCAATTTTAGCCACTTGTTCACGGTAGACTTGGTTGTGAATGATAAAATACATGTATTTGTATGTCTTTTCAAGCAGGACACATAATTTTACTTATAACCTATGGACCGTGACAAGCGTGTGGTCCGtatgatctagagaagcagcgtggctcaggggaaagagcccgggctttggagtcagaggtcatgggttcaaatcccggctctgccgactgtcagctgtgtgactctgggcaagtcacttcacttctctgggcctcagttccctcatctgtaaaatggggattaagactttggagtcagaggtcatgggttcaaatcccggctctgccgactgtcagctgtgtgactctgggcaagtcacttcacttctctgggcctcagttccctcatctgtaaaatggggattaagactttggagtcagaggtcatgggttcaaatcccggctctgccgactgtcggctgtgtgactctgggcaagtcacgtcacttctctgggcctcagttccctcatctctaaaatggggattaagaccgtgagccgcaggagggacaacctgatcaccttgcaacctccccagcgcttagaacagtgctttgcacctagtaagcgcctaataaatgccatcatcattattattgttcttattatctaAAATCTGCAAAGACCCCAAAGTCCACAGACAGCTTGGTTCTGAAAATTAAAGGCTTTTGATGAAACGGGGCCAAGGCTTCCGTGAGGTGATGCCTCTATATGtcacccacttgtacttcccaagtgcttagtacggtgctctgcacacagtaagcgcccaataaatacgactgatgatgatgatgatgataatgatgtgaaGCGGGCCAGGGAGGTGTGACATTCCTCAAACCCCCACCCCGGTCTACGCAGTTATCAGACGGCCCGGGGCCACAGGCCTGACATCCGCCTTTCCAAGCTGCCCAGGCGGCGGGCCACCTTTCGCCAGCTCTCTGCTCCATCAAGAAGATGGGACTTTCACAACAATGGTCAGTGTGATTCCAACTGTTCACACCGCTGATCCCGGGAAATTTCCCATCCCTACGACGTAGTCGGCTGCCTTTTATCGATGCTGGACCTAATTTCTCTTTTTGATGTCATCGGTTAAGAtcctactgcgtgccaggcaccgtactaagcgctggggtagattcaagttaaccgGGTTTGGTCacggtcccctgtcccacatgagctggctcacggtcttaatccccatttgacagatgagggaaccgaggagcTGAGTGCTGAGTGcctacgtgcccggcactgtactaagcgctggggtagatgtgagttaATCGACCCGTCACCCGCTGATCCTCTTCTGGTGGGAAGTCAGAGATGGAAACGGCCTTAGCCATACCCTTTCTGGAGACGTGACTCTCTCTGACCGACTGAACTCGCCCACCCCGATAAGAGGACGAAAGCTACTCACTTGTACAACGCCGCGTAATATCGGTCCGATATCGCCTGGTGAGAATCCATCACTTGGAAAAGTAACATCAGGGCCTGGACGCTCGTATTAAAATTCACCGCGTGCAGTACCCTGAAGAGAGTGTCCAGCTGCTCCTTCACCTTGTCGTCCCTGGTCTGGGCAAAAGGGTAGGCTCTGTTCACGCCCGTTAAGAGGGCGCTCAGCATCTTGGACTCCACATCCTTCTTCTTGATACAGCTCCGAAAAAAACTAAAGTAAAGGGTGATCAACTTGTTGGCCAGGTCACTCTCGTCGTGGGTGAAGACCATTTGATTTAAAAAGCAAACCGAGTAGTACTGGGCTTTGGGGCTGATGTTCGCTCGATACAGGAGCCTCTCAACTTCACCGCACACCACCCCTTTCATCTTGGGGTGCTGATGGAGCAGGGTCTCTAGCAGGTGAGACGCCCTGGTGGCAATCCTGTTCTGAGGATCGCCCAGTTTGTTGACCAGCTGAACGAGAAAGGCTTTCTCTTCCTCGGGCTTGCTACACAGCAACTCGTGAGCCACGGAGATGGCTCGCATCTTCGTAGCCAGCAGGGAGTCGTGGCTCAGCGTCTCCAAGGCCTGCACGAACTCGGCCACCAGGTGTTTCAGCTGATGCTCGAAATACCACAGCAGCAGCCGCCGATCCCTCGTATCCCGGTTGCCGCTGGACAGCGCCTCGAGTCCCTTCAAAGGACGCTGAGAGAAAGCCCCGAGTTTTCGATGATCTGGCAAGAGGTCGGAGAGGAGCAGTTCTTTTAAAGTATCCAAGGCCATCAGGCTCTGCCGCCTGCTGCCTTTCTTTTTGATGAGGTTCACTAGGATCTCCACATACTGGAGCGTGTGAACGGCGCCGTCCTGGATGAGCAGGGTCATGGCTGCCATTCTGTCCCCCAGGGTCCCCGTGGACACGATGGTTTTCATCCAGGTGGCCGAGCCTCCTTTCCGAAGGCTGGCCTTACTTTTAAACAACTCCGTCTCGTGCTGGTAGAGCTGCTGGGCCAAAACTTTGTACTTGGACATCACGGCGGGATCCTGCGGCTCCGGGGAAAACTCACCGGTGTAATCCAGGTCGTACCATTTGCCTCCTGGTTTGATCAGCAAGGTCTGCCTCGCACAGAATTCGAAGACGTCCTGttccttgtctctcttccccGCTGCCTTACTGCCGCTGCGGGGCTCGGCCGTCGGCTGTGCTGGCTTCTGGCTTTTTTTGACCTTACTACTCTGTGTCTTGCTGACTTCCGCTGGGCTTCCTTTGTCGACTTCTACCGAAGACGGCCTTTCTTTCTGCCCGCTGGATTTTTCTTTGTCCGCTGGCTCCTCGTCATCCTCCAACAGGATACAGTCTGCATATTTGCTCACCCCTAAACTTTTGATAAACGCTTCCAGTTCACCCGGCTGGAAATCGTCGATTGTTCCTTTCTTACCTCCGTCCACAAGGTCTTCGGTCTCGTTGAGGGCGGCCAGCATGACATAATCGCTCTGCCAGAAAAACGTGATTTAAGGTCCATAAATTAATGAGTGTCCATAAATTAATGAATGCCCACTTAATACGAAAGCTGCAAAATCTcgtctttgaataataataattaagtcaACGTGTCAAACTCTCCAGACACAGATACTTACTCACTTAAAAACAAGGAGGTGCCTATGGGGTGTGGGGTGTGTCTGGAGCGCTAGTTTAAGTTAGCCTTTGGGAGAAGATGGGTCTGATCTCCTGCCCAAATTACCCGAGcaacccttctcaatcaatcaaccaatcaagctCTTAATGGAGTCCACAATTAAGtcaataaactgtatttattaagcatttcctgtgtgcaaagcaccgacctaagcacttggcataCTACAACAGAATTTTCAGGCTCAGGAGACAAACGGCTGAAAGACTCTGTGCCTATGAGAACGTACTGCATTTCAGTTGCTGCCTTTTTTGCAAATTATGAATGTACACTCTGCTCATCCATCACTACTTGAATGAAACAGCTCGCCAAACCAGCCAGATCGAAAGGGCGATGATACGGTGGCACGCGCTAGCCTTCCAGTCCTTAAACAACTCGGTCGCTCCTTTAATTTCACTATAAATGCTAGACTGTGTTAGCAGTACAGGGCTTCTGGACTTTCTTTTGCACAGGTCGAAAAACGTTCCACAATTAGAAAGTCAAAAGTCAGTGCCTCCTCCCACCCATGGTGGGAGGCATTGATAAGGCGAGGCTATGAGTTAAGTGTGAGtccataaattcaatcgtatttattgagcgctttaaatcTTTTTCCATCTCCACCCCGTATTACCAATAAAGACTCACCTGCCCCAGCAGATGAAGAGGATGACAAAGAAAGGGGAGgatgagagaaagaaaatgaagatcaaccagtcaatcattggtatttgttgggcgcttactctatgcagggcattctaatttattttgtctgtgtcCCCAAAAAGACCATGCGGTCCTtaagggcggggatcatgtctattctcttgcattctccaaagcgcttagtaagtacactgctccacacccagtaagtgttgaataaatgtttgatggattgaagacacaatccctgccctcaaggagtacaATCTAGACGGAGAGGCGGaccaaagaaattacagatgggggaagcaaccaaatttaaagatatgcgcGTAAGTGCTTAGGGTATAAAgactcaagtgcatgggtgactcCGTAGGGAGCGACATTGGTGGGGGAGTATGAGGCTCTAAattcgtagtgggcagggatgcTGTCTGTCTACTCTGTGTTAAGTTGATAACATAGtgccttttttttaaaggtatctgttttttttaaaggtatctgttaagtgcttattaagtgccccttccttcctctccccctagtccctctctccatcccccccttacctcattcccttccccacagcacctgtatatatgtatatatgtttgtacatatttattactctacttatttatttatttatttaatttgtacatatctattctatttattttattttgttagtatgtttggtttgttctctgtctcccccttttagactgtgagccaactgttgggtagggactgtctctatatgttgccaatttgtacttcccaagcgcttagtacagtgctctgcacatagtaagcgctcaataaatacgattgatgatgatgatgatgtgccaggcactgtacttagcactagggtagatacaagctaatcagattggacacagctcatgatccacatggggctcacagtcttagtccccattttacagatgaggtaactgaggcacagaagtgaagtgacttgtcccaaatcagtgctctgcacacagtaagcgtgcagatacagaattcattcaatcgtatttattgagcgcttcctgtgggcagagcactgcactgagcgcttgggaagaacaagtcggcaactctatagagacggtccctaccccactgcgggctcacaggcgagaagggggagacagacgacagaacaaaacatattaataaaataaaataaaataaatagggtaaatatgtacaagtgaaatagagtaacaaatgtgtacaaacatatatacacatatcgcttgggaagtacaggctggcaacatctagagacggtccctaccccacagcgggctcacaggcaagaagggggagacagacgacaaaacaaaacattaataaaataaaaaggataaaaatgtacaagtgaaataagtagagtaacaaatgtgtacaaacatatatacacatatcgcttgggaagtacaagctggcaacatctagagacggtccctaccccacagtgggctcccaggcgagaagggggagacagacgacaaaagaaaacatattagcaaaataaaacaaacagaataaatatgtacaagtgaaataaatagaataataaatctgtacaaacatatacacatatatcgcttgggaaggacaagctggcaacatctagagacggtccctaccccacagcgggctcacaggcgagaagggggagacagacaacaaaacaaaacatatcaatcaaataaaataagttgggtaaatatgtacaaatgaaataaataaatagggtaataaatctgtacaaacacatatacatatatcacttgggaagtacaagctggcaacatctagagacggtccctaccccatggtgggctcacaggcgagaagggggagacagacgacagaacaaaacatattaataaaataaaataaatagggtaaatatatacaagtgaattaaataaatagggtaataaatctgtacaaacatatatatatatatcgcttgggaaggacaagctggcaacatctagagacggtccctaccccacagcgggctcacaggcgagaagggggaggcagacgacaaaacaaaacacattaacaaaataaaataaatagaataaatatgtacaagtgaaataaatagagtaataaatctgtacaaacatatatacacatatcgcttgggaaggacaagctggcaacatctagaggcggtccctaccccacggcgggctcacaggcgagaagggggagacagacaacaaaacaaaacaaaacatattaataaaataaaataaatagggtaaatatgtacaagtgaattaaataaatagggtaataaatctgtacaaacatatacatatatatatcgcttgggaaggacaagctggcaacatctagagacggtccctaccccacggcgggctcacaagcgagaagggggaggcagacgacaaaacaaaacatattaacaaaataaaataaaatagatagaataaatatgaacaagtgaaataaacagagtaataaatctgtacaaacatatatacacatatcgcttgggaaggacatgctggcaacagatagagacggtccctaccccacagcgggctcacaggcgagaagggggagacagacgacagaacaaaacatattaataaaataaaataaatagggtaaatatgtacaagtgaaataaataaatagggtaataaatc
It includes:
- the CEBPZ gene encoding CCAAT/enhancer-binding protein zeta, with the protein product MSRSRTEPPSEFHPGRPWGPQPEDEGAGDPRHGGPDRDADGDDEGDDGRDDGFSLEEVLRLGGTKSDYVMLAALNETEDLVDGGKKGTIDDFQPGELEAFIKSLGVSKYADCILLEDDEEPADKEKSSGQKERPSSVEVDKGSPAEVSKTQSSKVKKSQKPAQPTAEPRSGSKAAGKRDKEQDVFEFCARQTLLIKPGGKWYDLDYTGEFSPEPQDPAVMSKYKVLAQQLYQHETELFKSKASLRKGGSATWMKTIVSTGTLGDRMAAMTLLIQDGAVHTLQYVEILVNLIKKKGSRRQSLMALDTLKELLLSDLLPDHRKLGAFSQRPLKGLEALSSGNRDTRDRRLLLWYFEHQLKHLVAEFVQALETLSHDSLLATKMRAISVAHELLCSKPEEEKAFLVQLVNKLGDPQNRIATRASHLLETLLHQHPKMKGVVCGEVERLLYRANISPKAQYYSVCFLNQMVFTHDESDLANKLITLYFSFFRSCIKKKDVESKMLSALLTGVNRAYPFAQTRDDKVKEQLDTLFRVLHAVNFNTSVQALMLLFQVMDSHQAISDRYYAALYKKLLDPGLALCSKQSMFLNLLYKSVKTDVVIRRVKAFVKRLLQVTCGQMPSFICGALYLVSEILKVKPGLQTQLRDHPECEEEENFQDLGNVGSDDDDDGIEKFTDADKELEGAETKTESLSKAGSTESASWVHLENLKGGKEVNSYDPLSRNPLFCGADHTSLWELKKLSEHFHPSVALFAKTILQGDYIQYSGDPLQDFTLMRFLDRFVYRNPKQHKGKENTNSVIMQPKKKQFMTDKCNLAVNSKEFLAKEENQIPVDEVFFHRYFKKAAKEKRKRHADDESVEDVDDDEFERMLDSVEDDNFNTSKNDLDFAGNVKRKPKKGKRNKGGASDSEESDGDEDDELDDEEVSLGSMDGEFGDEVDEDGGTFMDVLNDENSSELGDEDEGGMEPNLKLSMKNGKRKKADIDFSGSFQGPKKKKRRDFQNSALFVAAEEFGHLLDENIGSKFDNIGMNAMANKDRAHIKQLRWEAERDDWLHNRDVKSIVQKKRKFKSQGLKNRHKGKKQRK